The Candidatus Nanosynbacter featherlites DNA window AACTCATTCACCTCTTTGCCACTTGGTATGCGGCTAGGTAACCGAATTATGCAAGCGATTGAAGTGATCGCTACCCTGTTCTTCCACAAAATTATCTATGGCGTGGTTCTGTTAATGTGTACGCTGTCGTTGGGCATGCTTTATCCATATCAGCCGCGTCACATCACCTTTATGAATATTTTCCTGGTGACACTGCCGACTTTGATGTGGACACTTTTTCCGCCTGTGCCAAACCATCGCATCAATCCTCGTCTGTTTTGGCGTCATACGCTGATGAACGTGATGCCCATCGCGCTGATCACGGGTCTGACAGTGGCGTTCACCTATTGGATCGGCTCTGCCATCTTCCCTGATCGTCCGGAGGAAGTTGCCACCATGACGGTACTGACGGCGACATTCTATGGCGTCTATCTGGTATTTTTGGTCGGACCAATGCTGGGCGTCACCTTAACGCGCAACGCCAGAAAAGCGCGCCTGTTGTATATGCTGGCGGTGAGTATTGTAGCAGCTGGTAGCTTTGGTATCGGTCCACTCCGCCGATTCTTTGACTTTACCAAGCCAGACATCATCGTCCTATTGCCAGCGCTCGGTGTCATCGTCCTGGCAGCAATATTACAGTGGTGGCTCGCACTGCGCGCTGGTGTGAAGGTCAGATCTTCGCAGTCTTAATGCGGCATTTTATCCAAAACCACCAGATTCTCAATGTGTGGCGTGCGCGGGAAGAGATTGTAGCCCTGATGATGTACGATGTGATATTTCTCACTGAGCAAAGCAACATCCCGAGCTTGAGTGACAGGGTTGCAGCTCAGATAGACAATGCGTGGTGGCAATTGTTCTAACAAGCGGTCGACGACGTCCGCATGCAAGCCAGCTCGTGGCGGATCGACGATGATGAGATTGTTGGGGTGGATGTAATCAAGGGCTTGTTCACTGGCTGCCAAGATGGCTTTGGCATTGTGTTCACGTCCCAAAGCGTGAATATTGCGCTGCATTTCCTGGACAGCATGTTCGTTAATTTCTACCAAAGTGACATGTTCTCTGCCGATAGTGAGGCCGATAGTACCAACACCCGAATACATATCAACAGTTGATAGAGCGTTATTTGACTCTACTGACGCGGTACGAATCCACGCTGCCATGTCGGTGAGTGCCTGCTCATACACCGGCAAATTGACCTGAAAAAATCCTTCAGCGACATAGCGAAACGGAACGCCTAGTATCTCGTCAGTGAGAACGGTGTCACCAAACGCCGCTAGCCGTTCGGTGATGACACTGGCAGGACTTTTGGGGTTGGAATAGATGATTTCTCCACCTTGGGCTGACAGGTTGGCTGCTTCCTCCGCGGTGATGACATCTTCCAGGTGGTCTTTGAGGTATAATTGCCAGATACACTTGCCTGACCGGCTACATCTGATGAGTAGTGT harbors:
- a CDS encoding class I SAM-dependent RNA methyltransferase, whose amino-acid sequence is MKKAQTATLTLENIVGGGQTIGTLTDGRKAFVWGGLPGEQVTIRVTKKKSKFVEGVITEVHHASSERITPVDPDSYLSTSPWQIMNFSAEQQYKAQLIAEAFELHHVTLPTTPTVYTDEQQLAYRNKVEYSWYSDTDPDSETDTLDLAFFRRGSKGKITVDGTSLARPEINTLALEIRDLLRTKPVTARNLKTLLIRCSRSGKCIWQLYLKDHLEDVITAEEAANLSAQGGEIIYSNPKSPASVITERLAAFGDTVLTDEILGVPFRYVAEGFFQVNLPVYEQALTDMAAWIRTASVESNNALSTVDMYSGVGTIGLTIGREHVTLVEINEHAVQEMQRNIHALGREHNAKAILAASEQALDYIHPNNLIIVDPPRAGLHADVVDRLLEQLPPRIVYLSCNPVTQARDVALLSEKYHIVHHQGYNLFPRTPHIENLVVLDKMPH